CGGCCCGCAGGCGGCGCCTGACCTCGCCCTCGATCCATTCCATTGCCTCGTCCTTCCCCTCGTACCATGCCATATAGACGGCGTCGCTCTTCATCAGGTTCCCTGTCTCCGGCCAGAAGAGGGGGGAAGGCCTGAAGGAGGCCGGGTGGTCAGGGCCGAGGAGGACGGCGAGGGCGTCGGGGAGGCGGCAGGCGACAGGGACGGGGAGGGCGAGACACTCGGCAAGGACGCGGGAGAGGACGACGACCGGGTACCTGACGCGGGCCGCCTCGCCCTCGCCGGCATAGTAGGCGAGGAGGCGTTCGGCGTCGGGGCCGTCGCACCCCTTCAGGGCCTCCAGGAAGATGCGGCGCTCGCTGTCGTCGAGGACATAGGTCTGGAGGGACTTCCTCTCGGCGAAGGGTTTCCCCGCGTTGAACCGCTCGACCTCCTCCAGTTCTGCGGCGAGGGTGCGGACGAACTCCTGCACCACGGCCTCACACTCGTCCCCGGTGCGGGCGACGGAGGTCCACTCCCTGTACGGCGTCCCGTACACCGCCGTCCCCTTGAAGCGCCTGAAGCCCGCGGCATAGACCCTCTTCCCGGCAGGTTCGCGGGCGAGGGTGAGGACGATGCCGACACCTTCAGGCCGCGGCAGGGAGGACGAGGTGCCGCCGAGGGGGACGACCTTCCCCTCTCTGAGGGCGCCGACCCCTGCCCTGAGGCGCTCCCCTCTTCCCCGCAGGGACCCGCAGGTCCGGACCACGTCGTCGGCGTCGGGTCCGGCGAGGAAGCGGTCGAGGTCGTCGAGGGTCTCGACCCCCGCCCTCTCGCGGAGGAAGCGGCGCCCCGCGGGCGTCAGGCCCGGCAGGAGGGAGACGGAGTTTGTCTCCTCCGCCTCCCTCCGGCAGGAGGCGAAGAAGGGGCAGGTCTCGCATGCCGGCCTCAGGTGCCAGGGGAGGTCGGCGTGGGGGACGGTGAGGATAGGTTCGAGGTCGCGGGCGAGGAAGGTGGCGAGGACGCCGGTGTCCATCCCGATATCGATCATCTCGGGCGTCTCCGCGTCCTGGAGCCAGATGCCCGCCGCCGCTCCGTCGGCCGCACGGTCGATCGTGTGCTCCGCGAGGACGCTCTCCAGGATGAGGCTGTACAGGGCGACCTGGATGCGGTGGGAGGTCTTCACCTGGTCGGTCGCCTGCAGGTCGATGACCCTGAGGAGAGGGCGTTTCTCCCCGTCCACGCACCAGACCAGGTCGGGGCGGCACTCGTTGAAGGTGCAGACCGACGGGTCGAGGCCGTGCCGCTCGTAAAACTTCGCCGGGATGATCAGGGTGGACTGGTAGACCCCTGTCCCCGGCCTCACCGCGGCGAGGATTTTTTTGCTCTCGGGTACAGAGAACCGGCGCTCGTGGATGACCGTCCCCCCGTCGGCGACGAGTACCTTCCCCGGTATCCGCCTGCCGACGACCTCGTCCTCCCAGGCAAAGCCCTTCGTGGTGAGGACACGGGAGGTGATGCTCTTATCCTCGACGGCGTCGGGGATGCCCTCCGCCCGCCTCCGTGCCTGCGGCGTCGCGCTGTACCGCAGGAACCGCGGGCAGTCATGGAAAAAATACCGGGCGATGAGGGAGGGGCTCAGGTTGAAGGGGGCCATTGCCCTGTACTGTTGGCCTGCCAGATACATAGGTTGCATGGCGGGGTGCGAAGGTGAGGCGGCATCTCTATCTGGAGGGACGGCATGGTCGGGGATGCTATGGTCGACTATCTTACGGCAGCCCTGTGGTCCCCGTACCTCGCGGGGGCCGGCGTGGGCGTGATGGCCGTGCTCTCGTTTCTCCTGGCAAACCGGTCTCTCGGGTGTTCGACGGCCTTTGCCAAGACGAGCGGCATGGTGGAGAAGGCGGTGCGCGGCGAGGCGGTGAAGGAGCACCCGTACTACAGGAAGTTTGTCCCGACAATCGACGGCACCTGGATGGTCGTCCCCGGCGTCGTCATCGGGGCGTTCATCGCGGCCACGCTCTCCGGGAGCTTCGTCCTCTCCTGGGTGCCGCCCCTCTGGGCGGAGACCTTCGGCGAGGGCGTCCTCGTCCGCCTGGTCTTCGCCCTCATCGGCGGTTTTCTCCTGGGTTTCGGCTCACGGTGGGCCGGGGGGTGCACGAGCGGCCACGGGATCAGCGGTTCGATCCAGCTCTCGGTGAACAGCATGCTCGCGGCGGCCTTCTTCTTCATCGGCGGCATCGCGGTGGCGATGGTCATCTACGGGGTCGGGTGAGGGGGATGCTCAAAGACCTGCACGCGAACACGAAGGCCCAGCTTCTGATCGGCCTTCTCATCGGTATCGGTTTCGGCTTTTTCCTCCAGAAGGGAGGTGTCACCAGTTATGACGTCATCATGGGCCAGCTCCTCCTCCGGGACTTCACGGTGGTGAAGTTGATGCTCTCCGCGGTGATCGTCGGGATGATCGGTTTCTATCTCCTCAAGGGGAGGGAGATGGTGCGTATCCACTGCAAGAACGTGACCCTGGGGACGGTGGGGATAGGCGGCCTCATCTTCGGCGCCGGTTTTGCCGTCCTCGGCTGGTGTCCGGGGACGGTTGCGGGTGCGGTCGGGGCGGGCGCTCTCGACGCCCTCTTCGGCGGCATGGTCGGGATGGTCGTCGGCGCCGGGGTCTTCGCCCGCCTGTACCCCCGCCTGGTCGGCGGGATCCTGGGGAGGGGCGAGTACGAGATCCTGACGGTCCCCGAGTACCTCCATGTGAACCCCTGGGTGGTGGTCGTCCCCTTCGTGCTGGTGATGATCGGGATCCTCTGGGGGCTCGAGGTCCTCGGGCTGTGAGAGGGGAGATCCCAGCCCCCTCTACGTGCGTACGAACTCATCGAGAATGCGGAACGTATCCGGGTCGAGGAAGGCTCCCATCTCTGCTTCCGGGTAAACCCGGAGTCAAAAGAGGTGCAGGAGTATGCCGTTGACTTCCTGAAGAGGCACATGCCGACGCTCCCGTCGGGCGGTTGCAATAGGGTCAGACCGCTTCCTTCTTTTGCGCCGTGAAGTACAGACGTTTTCTATTCTTTGCATGGCGACGAAATTCTAGGCCCGATGCAGAACACGCCTCTCGGATATCTTTTTCAAATATCGGTGCACTGAACCGCCATTTTTTGTAATAATACCTCCAGTACACATCGACGAAGAGACCACTCTCCATCACCGGCTAACAGCACACAAACACCGCCCTAGGTCTCATGACCCGGCCGGCCTCCCCTATCGCCTCTCTGATGTCAGGCACAAAATGCAGCCCGAGCGAGCATATGACATGGCGAAATGTTTCGTCTCTGAAAGGGAAGTGCATGAAGTCCCCCCTGACCGGATCGAAGGGGATATTTTCTGCATTGAGGAGAGTGCCTGCTTCTTTCAACCTCTCCGACGAGATTTTGAGGCCCGTACAGGTATTGGTCCTGTCGAGGACTTTTTCGCAGAGATCGTTCCCGCAGGCGATGTCGAGGGCATGAATATTCTGAAAACCTGAAAGCATCTCCTTCATCATCTCTTTATGGCGATGAAATGTGGTCTTGTACAGCACCGGCATCACATACGCGTTCATCCACAGGTCATAATAGCGCTGTGCAAAGGGGGCATGGTGCCGGACGGATTTTTGTAACCCCGAGTTCATCGCTTCATTTTTCCGTCGCGGTTTCTCTTATACTCTCGGCTGTGCAGAAACTTCCATACCCGGATCGCTTTATGGATCGCTCTCTCGTCCGTGAACAGATCGCTGAAGCGGATATATTCAGGAGGCATCTGATCGACGTACCTTGCCCCACGCTTGCGCTGCGGGACTACAAAATCTGTGATTTTCGAGGATCGGGGACGTAGTCTCCCGGCTGGATCGCAAGGGAGGTAGTTAAACTCACTAATATTAAAGAGATTTTCACAAAAGAGAATACCACTACTTTTCAACCATCTCCCAATGCCAGTTATATTTAGTACCAACCCTTTTAATCCGATTTTCCTTTTTTAGTGCCCTTAATCTTTTTCTAATTATATCTGGTTTAATTTTTTCATTTTTTTTCAAAATCTCTGAAGTATTCGTACCTTGAGAATTTCGAATTATCTCGATTATATTCTCATCTAAAATTTCCATAATAAGGTTTTCAGCGATCTCCGAACCAGACATTATTTTTAAATGTTCATCAAAATAACTCATTTCTAATTGTATTTTGTATTCAAATTTATTTGCGGGCATATTATATGCGAAGCCTTCTTCTGCCCTAGCCCAGTCACCATACAGAGCAAATTCACATGACGCAACGTTGAATTTATCATCGAATCCCAAAAAATTTGAAGCACGATCAGAATATGCGAGTATTGATACCGCTTCTGGTTTGTGTTTATTAAAGATATCTGCATTGCAATGTTTTAAATTACATTTTACGGCTTCTTCACTCAAGTTGGCAGGTAAATTTATCCTTGCTCTTATCCTCGATATCTTTGAATAGGATACATCATTTAAGTCAATGATTGAATAAGATTTCTGAAAATCTCCTTCGGGATAATCAATACTTTCAAGAGGAGTTCTCTCACGATTATCAAGGATTAACTGATATGCTTTATCAATCGAACCTCTTGAGTTCTTTAGTGCTCGTCTCTTTTTTTGGAATTCAGTCTCTCTTGGGACATGGTTATCTTTTTCAAATGCTATCAGTTTTTGAACTGCTATATCAGCAATGGAATCATAATTATTGGAGAAAGGAATAAAGAATACAGTGGACGGAAGGCCAAGGATATTGACATTGTCTAATTTAACCGGTATAAATCTATTATTTTCATCTCTTTTCCGGATAATGTCAAATTCAAAACGAGGCCATTCTTTTCTTTTATAATTTTCTGAGAAAAGAACAATAACTTGTTTGGAATTTTGAAACAAGTCTTGAAAAAATTTTTCTCCATCTTTACCCACGAGGGTACTTTGCTCGTCTGATGCAAGAAAAATACTATAATCTCCAGATATCTCTGTTATGGACTGTTTAATTCTTTTGGCAATGTTGAGATCCTCTCC
The DNA window shown above is from Methanofollis sp. and carries:
- a CDS encoding YeeE/YedE thiosulfate transporter family protein codes for the protein MVGDAMVDYLTAALWSPYLAGAGVGVMAVLSFLLANRSLGCSTAFAKTSGMVEKAVRGEAVKEHPYYRKFVPTIDGTWMVVPGVVIGAFIAATLSGSFVLSWVPPLWAETFGEGVLVRLVFALIGGFLLGFGSRWAGGCTSGHGISGSIQLSVNSMLAAAFFFIGGIAVAMVIYGVG
- a CDS encoding YeeE/YedE thiosulfate transporter family protein, which codes for MLKDLHANTKAQLLIGLLIGIGFGFFLQKGGVTSYDVIMGQLLLRDFTVVKLMLSAVIVGMIGFYLLKGREMVRIHCKNVTLGTVGIGGLIFGAGFAVLGWCPGTVAGAVGAGALDALFGGMVGMVVGAGVFARLYPRLVGGILGRGEYEILTVPEYLHVNPWVVVVPFVLVMIGILWGLEVLGL
- a CDS encoding methyltransferase domain-containing protein, translated to MNSGLQKSVRHHAPFAQRYYDLWMNAYVMPVLYKTTFHRHKEMMKEMLSGFQNIHALDIACGNDLCEKVLDRTNTCTGLKISSERLKEAGTLLNAENIPFDPVRGDFMHFPFRDETFRHVICSLGLHFVPDIREAIGEAGRVMRPRAVFVCC
- a CDS encoding toll/interleukin-1 receptor domain-containing protein, whose translation is MDKINGYEYDFAISYAGEDLNIAKRIKQSITEISGDYSIFLASDEQSTLVGKDGEKFFQDLFQNSKQVIVLFSENYKRKEWPRFEFDIIRKRDENNRFIPVKLDNVNILGLPSTVFFIPFSNNYDSIADIAVQKLIAFEKDNHVPRETEFQKKRRALKNSRGSIDKAYQLILDNRERTPLESIDYPEGDFQKSYSIIDLNDVSYSKISRIRARINLPANLSEEAVKCNLKHCNADIFNKHKPEAVSILAYSDRASNFLGFDDKFNVASCEFALYGDWARAEEGFAYNMPANKFEYKIQLEMSYFDEHLKIMSGSEIAENLIMEILDENIIEIIRNSQGTNTSEILKKNEKIKPDIIRKRLRALKKENRIKRVGTKYNWHWEMVEK